The following coding sequences lie in one Tichowtungia aerotolerans genomic window:
- a CDS encoding LacI family DNA-binding transcriptional regulator — protein MAGRSGENVSITDVSKAAGVSVATASRVFNDNPSVKPDTRKRVLGAAEKLGYSLPERRPGPKPGSCSRRKRVAIINFLDRSHYSAQIPSTYLALSKGLHEGCQSQQVSMSEFVVSTESELPEELTSGGFIGFLLVGNAPHPSAQAFLKKKPCCWLMSNPWTPTWGDHVMPDHREVGMVAAEYLILHKSKNPAVIKLGRTDRVTALRQEGFAYAGVKADVPVQALAATGNLGGEGFLYPEEVYVDELIEGIKQMRPRPDGFFVDCDRSLAALYPAMVREKLIVPGKTVLIGCNNQQPFLKGIKPHPATIDVHFEQIGRIGVGQLAWRIQNPDCRRLRTLISPSLISLG, from the coding sequence ATGGCAGGTCGATCAGGAGAAAATGTTTCTATTACGGATGTATCCAAGGCCGCAGGGGTTTCGGTTGCTACGGCATCTCGGGTTTTTAATGATAACCCCTCCGTAAAACCGGATACCCGCAAGCGTGTTTTGGGTGCTGCTGAAAAGCTTGGCTATTCTCTCCCAGAACGGCGGCCCGGCCCGAAGCCGGGATCGTGCAGCCGTCGGAAAAGGGTGGCGATTATTAATTTCCTTGATCGCTCACATTACAGTGCCCAGATTCCTTCAACGTATTTGGCGCTTTCAAAAGGGTTGCATGAGGGCTGTCAGTCCCAGCAGGTTTCTATGAGTGAATTCGTTGTAAGCACAGAATCAGAACTTCCGGAAGAGCTGACATCAGGTGGTTTTATCGGATTTCTTCTGGTCGGGAATGCACCTCACCCATCGGCACAGGCTTTCCTTAAAAAGAAACCATGCTGTTGGCTGATGAGTAATCCGTGGACGCCAACCTGGGGGGATCACGTGATGCCAGATCATCGCGAGGTGGGAATGGTCGCTGCGGAATACCTGATATTGCATAAGTCGAAGAATCCGGCGGTTATTAAGTTGGGGCGCACGGATCGTGTGACAGCTTTGCGGCAGGAGGGGTTTGCGTACGCAGGAGTAAAAGCTGACGTTCCTGTGCAGGCATTAGCCGCTACGGGTAATCTTGGAGGCGAAGGGTTTTTATATCCGGAAGAAGTGTATGTGGATGAGCTCATAGAGGGAATTAAACAAATGAGACCTCGGCCGGACGGTTTTTTTGTTGATTGTGATCGTTCATTGGCAGCTTTGTACCCGGCCATGGTGCGGGAAAAACTGATTGTCCCCGGGAAAACCGTTCTTATTGGCTGCAATAATCAGCAGCCGTTTTTAAAAGGGATCAAACCGCATCCGGCAACCATTGATGTCCATTTTGAGCAGATTGGGCGGATTGGGGTGGGGCAGCTGGCGTGGCGTATACAGAATCCGGACTGCCGCCGGCTGCGCACTCTGATTTCTCCGTCTCTTATTTCACTTGGCTGA
- the rsmA gene encoding 16S rRNA (adenine(1518)-N(6)/adenine(1519)-N(6))-dimethyltransferase RsmA: MTVGKLTNPSVIRELLNSLGHRPNKGLGQNYLIDGNILGIIVDAAEISENDRLLEIGPGLGALTQALLATGAPLTAIEKDPAMVAHLKRTFQGLELREDDVLNVDLEALFVDGVNRIVANLPYSVGSRFIVNALEARPLPEKMVFMVQKEVADRLTAQPGGKAYGPLAIWSQLNYDVKNIKNVSPKCFMPAPKVWSAVVRFEKRETPLADLADYSAFKRLVKTAFTQRRKQIGSNLRKNLPEFFQGLENAGIDPAIRPEQISIQQWVSLANCSV, from the coding sequence ATGACCGTTGGCAAGCTGACTAATCCTTCTGTGATCCGCGAATTACTCAATTCGCTCGGACACCGCCCGAACAAAGGTCTCGGCCAGAACTATCTGATCGACGGGAATATTCTCGGTATCATCGTGGATGCGGCGGAGATTTCTGAGAATGATCGTCTGCTCGAAATCGGGCCGGGACTCGGCGCGCTGACGCAGGCGCTGCTGGCGACCGGTGCGCCGCTGACTGCCATTGAAAAAGATCCGGCCATGGTTGCGCATTTGAAGCGGACTTTCCAAGGTTTGGAACTTCGGGAAGACGATGTTCTTAATGTTGATCTTGAAGCGCTGTTTGTCGATGGCGTGAACAGGATCGTGGCCAACCTGCCGTATTCAGTCGGCAGCCGCTTTATTGTCAACGCGCTCGAAGCGCGGCCGCTGCCAGAAAAAATGGTGTTTATGGTTCAGAAGGAAGTCGCCGACCGTCTGACGGCGCAACCGGGCGGCAAAGCCTACGGTCCGCTGGCGATCTGGAGCCAGCTGAACTATGACGTGAAAAACATTAAAAACGTCAGTCCGAAATGCTTTATGCCTGCACCGAAAGTCTGGTCGGCAGTCGTTCGGTTCGAAAAGCGCGAAACGCCGCTCGCGGATCTTGCGGACTATTCCGCGTTCAAACGACTTGTAAAAACCGCCTTCACGCAGCGACGAAAGCAAATCGGTTCCAACCTTCGGAAAAACCTGCCTGAATTTTTCCAGGGATTGGAAAATGCCGGTATCGACCCCGCAATCCGCCCGGAACAGATTTCAATCCAGCAGTGGGTCTCGCTTGCCAATTGTTCAGTATAG
- the pdxA gene encoding 4-hydroxythreonine-4-phosphate dehydrogenase PdxA — protein MSIRIGITCGDVNGIGPEIALKAVSSKPWKDDIEFTFIGPENFPMFGKIEDAFSEVWKVGLNEVPIPGKITAEASMTAVAAIERAVQGCLAGEIDAMVTAPICKEGLKMAGLHWPGHTEMIAAMTGCRRYGMMLMGKGLRVMLATRHLPLRDVADALNKENILEAIELTGEALGQLGIENGRIGVCGLNPHAGDGGALGSEDAGIILPSIESAKAKGLNAIGPVPADVIFYQALQKNFDAVVAMYHDQGLGPLKMHAFDCGVNWTVGLPIIRTSPDHGTAFNIAGQNQADPGSMIAAIDAAIQLVKK, from the coding sequence ATGAGCATTCGTATTGGCATTACCTGCGGCGACGTTAACGGCATTGGTCCGGAGATCGCCCTCAAAGCCGTTTCTTCCAAACCTTGGAAAGACGACATCGAATTCACCTTCATCGGTCCCGAAAATTTTCCAATGTTTGGAAAAATTGAAGATGCCTTCTCCGAAGTTTGGAAAGTAGGACTCAACGAGGTTCCAATCCCTGGGAAAATCACTGCCGAAGCGTCCATGACCGCAGTCGCCGCCATCGAGCGAGCGGTGCAGGGCTGCCTTGCCGGTGAAATCGACGCAATGGTTACCGCGCCCATCTGCAAGGAGGGACTCAAGATGGCCGGTCTCCACTGGCCCGGCCACACCGAAATGATCGCCGCCATGACCGGCTGCAGGCGCTACGGCATGATGCTTATGGGCAAAGGTCTTCGTGTCATGCTCGCCACTCGCCACCTTCCGCTGCGCGACGTCGCCGACGCACTCAACAAAGAGAATATCCTCGAAGCCATCGAACTGACCGGTGAAGCGCTCGGCCAACTTGGCATTGAAAACGGACGCATCGGCGTCTGCGGCCTCAACCCGCATGCCGGTGACGGCGGCGCGCTCGGCAGTGAAGACGCCGGGATCATCTTGCCCTCCATCGAATCCGCAAAAGCCAAGGGCCTTAACGCCATTGGCCCTGTTCCCGCCGATGTGATTTTCTATCAGGCGTTGCAGAAAAATTTTGATGCTGTGGTAGCGATGTATCATGATCAGGGCCTCGGCCCGCTTAAAATGCATGCCTTCGACTGCGGCGTAAACTGGACCGTCGGCTTGCCGATTATTCGCACATCGCCTGATCACGGTACGGCTTTCAACATTGCCGGACAGAATCAAGCTGATCCCGGCAGCATGATCGCCGCGATTGACGCCGCCATTCAACTGGTGAAAAAATGA
- a CDS encoding peptidylprolyl isomerase: MSGVVCHSRAGCHVDNVAHSRKYRFQLIIESHSVPHCRFAVAQLRSVTHNADSMKKLIILLLSIASGVLAQTNSEPRITAIDGYAARVDDHVITYGDIREHVAPVLSQLASRYRGEELARQMQRLYIEGREALIEEALINAEAARKKLTLPDEMIDGEVDSIIRDRFEGDRALLTKALIKRRMTFDEWRQEIADKLLMRVFYNQEVMQQAHVSEEAVRAEYERSKEQFFIPFRVKYRYILINKGVSDEEQQVKRKQAEDTLKKLQAGADFEAVGKEVSEGDPSLSPWRDPNDVKVEMRPALRDTPAGQISDLIEGEKVFYIIQVESRQEEGHVPFEDVSESIRKTLLAKERDRLHDRLIKRLSASHHVERY, encoded by the coding sequence CTGTCTGGTGTTGTCTGTCATAGCCGCGCAGGATGCCACGTTGATAACGTTGCGCACAGCAGAAAATACCGGTTCCAGCTCATTATCGAGTCTCATTCTGTTCCTCATTGCCGCTTTGCCGTTGCACAACTGCGGTCGGTTACGCATAATGCCGACTCTATGAAAAAACTTATCATTTTACTGCTTTCCATTGCTTCGGGTGTGCTCGCCCAGACCAACTCCGAGCCGCGGATTACGGCCATCGACGGCTATGCCGCCCGGGTGGACGATCATGTCATCACCTATGGCGACATTCGTGAGCACGTTGCGCCGGTGTTGTCTCAGCTCGCATCGCGTTATCGCGGCGAAGAACTCGCCCGGCAGATGCAGCGCCTCTATATCGAAGGCCGGGAAGCATTGATCGAAGAAGCTCTTATCAACGCAGAGGCCGCCCGCAAAAAACTGACCCTTCCGGACGAGATGATTGACGGGGAGGTCGACTCCATCATTCGCGATCGTTTCGAAGGCGACCGCGCGCTGCTCACAAAAGCGCTCATTAAGCGTCGGATGACTTTTGACGAGTGGCGGCAGGAAATTGCCGACAAACTGCTTATGCGCGTTTTCTATAACCAGGAAGTCATGCAGCAGGCCCATGTCAGTGAAGAAGCTGTTCGTGCTGAGTACGAACGCTCAAAGGAACAGTTCTTCATCCCGTTCCGCGTCAAATACCGCTACATTCTCATCAACAAAGGTGTTTCCGATGAGGAGCAGCAGGTTAAACGTAAACAGGCGGAAGATACGCTCAAAAAACTGCAGGCCGGTGCCGATTTCGAAGCCGTCGGCAAAGAGGTTTCAGAAGGTGATCCTTCTCTCAGCCCGTGGCGTGACCCAAACGATGTAAAGGTCGAAATGCGGCCCGCTCTGCGCGATACCCCCGCAGGCCAAATCAGCGATCTGATCGAAGGGGAGAAAGTATTCTATATCATTCAGGTGGAAAGCCGGCAGGAAGAGGGCCATGTCCCGTTCGAAGATGTCAGCGAATCCATCCGTAAAACCCTGCTGGCCAAAGAGCGTGATCGTCTTCACGACCGTCTGATCAAACGTCTCTCCGCCAGCCATCATGTGGAACGCTACTGA
- the era gene encoding GTPase Era, producing MRLDNELEPVFSAVRNVINVASCAAMTDNTRQKAGVTAVVGRTNVGKSTLLNALLGEKVSIVSDTVQTTRNVIRAILTEERGQIVFLDTPGIHKAEGDLGKNLNKMARSAIGGADSVLLVLDASAKPWQEDEGWMRRLMKDETPCVILLNKMDLGGDFAEEYKKIWKDTAEEKGATLPPVWVEGSALNGDQLPELSEALFEQIPEGPLLFPEEILTDYPRKLNISDVIREKYFDRLHDELPHCLAIWVESIEETPAKWNIQAEVYVERHSQKGIVIGEKGRLLKSVQYQAEKELQEMYGVPIKVRLWVKVEKDWRKNFWILKKLGYA from the coding sequence ATGAGACTCGATAATGAGCTGGAACCGGTATTTTCTGCTGTGCGCAACGTTATCAACGTGGCATCCTGCGCGGCTATGACAGACAACACCAGACAGAAAGCCGGCGTCACAGCTGTGGTGGGACGCACCAACGTCGGCAAATCGACATTGCTGAACGCACTGCTCGGCGAAAAAGTGAGTATCGTCAGCGACACCGTACAAACCACCCGAAATGTGATTCGTGCGATCCTGACAGAAGAGCGCGGACAAATTGTCTTCCTCGATACGCCCGGCATCCACAAGGCGGAAGGCGACCTCGGTAAAAACCTGAATAAAATGGCTCGTTCCGCCATCGGCGGAGCCGATTCCGTATTGCTCGTACTGGATGCCTCCGCCAAACCGTGGCAGGAAGATGAAGGATGGATGCGCCGGCTGATGAAGGATGAAACGCCCTGCGTAATCCTGCTGAACAAAATGGATCTCGGCGGAGATTTTGCCGAAGAGTATAAGAAAATCTGGAAGGATACTGCGGAAGAAAAAGGCGCGACCCTACCCCCCGTCTGGGTTGAAGGCTCTGCATTGAATGGAGATCAGCTGCCGGAACTGAGCGAAGCGCTTTTTGAACAAATTCCCGAAGGCCCGCTCCTGTTTCCTGAAGAAATCCTGACCGACTACCCACGCAAACTGAACATCAGCGATGTGATCCGCGAAAAATATTTTGACCGACTTCATGACGAACTGCCCCACTGCCTTGCCATCTGGGTGGAATCCATCGAGGAAACTCCAGCCAAGTGGAATATCCAGGCCGAGGTATATGTCGAGCGCCACTCACAGAAAGGCATCGTGATCGGCGAAAAAGGAAGACTCCTTAAAAGCGTGCAGTATCAGGCAGAAAAAGAGCTGCAGGAAATGTACGGCGTGCCGATCAAAGTACGCCTCTGGGTGAAAGTTGAAAAGGACTGGCGCAAAAACTTCTGGATCCTTAAGAAGCTGGGGTATGCGTAA
- a CDS encoding 1-deoxy-D-xylulose-5-phosphate synthase — MKSRVMYIEGKSEGLSGSARIGRVTFFKTGKSLYYQGQTFQSLKGQGFKSNYFDVDTGNEYWISGCRKDGADRLYGERIPVEIDEDVREEYWTEVRGQPEKKNGKTA, encoded by the coding sequence ATGAAATCCCGTGTTATGTATATTGAAGGTAAAAGTGAGGGGCTTTCCGGTTCTGCCAGGATCGGTCGCGTTACTTTCTTCAAGACAGGGAAAAGTCTTTACTATCAGGGCCAGACGTTCCAGTCCTTAAAAGGACAGGGATTTAAGTCGAATTATTTTGATGTGGATACCGGTAATGAATACTGGATATCCGGTTGTCGGAAAGATGGCGCTGACAGGTTGTATGGCGAAAGAATTCCTGTCGAGATCGATGAAGATGTTCGCGAGGAATACTGGACAGAAGTCAGAGGCCAGCCGGAAAAGAAGAACGGAAAAACCGCCTGA
- a CDS encoding DUF748 domain-containing protein, whose amino-acid sequence MKKILSIIGIVIVVLLVGVMLFLGNIIKAGIETVGPKVAGVPMTVEKVRVNPLTGLVHVKALVIGNPEGFKTPSAMELGEFKLNISLASLMSDTVVINEILIDAPEITYEKSLKSSNLAELQKNLTPEETGEPKEEIAEEPKKEKGSSKKVVIEDFQLNNAKVNVTITALGGKKMTLPLPAIQMTDIGKDSGGASPAEVVSEVFGSVRDAVTKAVAAGADIAGDAMKNVSGAAGETMKDVGGAATDAAKGATDAIKKGIGGLFNKE is encoded by the coding sequence ATGAAGAAAATTCTGTCGATCATTGGAATTGTGATTGTTGTTTTACTTGTAGGTGTCATGTTGTTTCTCGGAAACATTATCAAAGCTGGAATTGAGACCGTTGGGCCGAAAGTGGCCGGGGTCCCCATGACTGTGGAAAAAGTACGCGTCAATCCCTTGACGGGTCTGGTTCATGTGAAAGCGTTGGTGATCGGAAACCCGGAAGGTTTTAAAACCCCGAGCGCCATGGAACTGGGTGAATTCAAACTGAACATCTCTCTTGCATCACTCATGAGCGACACCGTTGTGATCAACGAGATCCTGATCGATGCTCCGGAAATCACTTATGAAAAAAGCCTGAAGTCCAGCAACCTTGCTGAACTGCAGAAAAACCTGACCCCGGAAGAAACAGGCGAACCGAAAGAAGAGATTGCTGAAGAGCCCAAGAAGGAAAAGGGCTCCTCCAAAAAAGTGGTTATCGAAGATTTTCAGCTTAACAATGCAAAAGTCAATGTCACCATTACTGCTCTTGGCGGTAAAAAAATGACCCTGCCGCTGCCGGCCATTCAAATGACGGATATCGGAAAAGACTCCGGCGGCGCCTCTCCGGCTGAAGTGGTTTCTGAAGTCTTTGGATCCGTCAGGGACGCGGTCACCAAGGCCGTTGCTGCGGGAGCAGATATCGCGGGTGATGCGATGAAAAACGTCAGCGGAGCTGCCGGCGAAACCATGAAGGATGTGGGCGGAGCCGCAACGGACGCCGCCAAAGGCGCCACCGACGCCATCAAAAAAGGGATCGGCGGTCTCTTTAACAAGGAATAA
- a CDS encoding PAS domain S-box protein, whose product MKPLHKKPSKKQADHPAKQKAGLLWYIIGMVIILTIYRLLISVVTHLRLFQDITDYQRHTQGLATFLLVLMMGLLWMAYRQWQNIIHERDQLETILASIGPDMILAVDHNDRILRCGGAVEQMSGYTPDELIGKKAGLLYHDRRIDGQGYEIQSALEQTGFYMGYTTGRTRNGEDYLLEMQTSRLTSQAGGAVVILRNLDERQRARVQLQRRIRMEETFAAISTEFLQTEPKQFGKACLTALQKTAEIFGYEFASAGFFDMQSGELRNIWTWPPNQEILDPAFNTSLAEAAIASADTKGRIAYRFPEDSDRAPAPLEDLHTNWKIRAMVLSPMKLQDRQFGFLALFSKERNLRRWTPEDTTVLQALTSTFMAGELSIHSRRRFQTGSE is encoded by the coding sequence ATGAAACCACTACACAAAAAACCATCGAAGAAGCAGGCCGACCATCCTGCCAAACAAAAGGCGGGCCTGCTTTGGTATATCATCGGCATGGTCATCATCCTAACGATCTATCGTCTTCTGATCTCCGTGGTTACCCATCTGAGGCTGTTTCAGGACATTACCGACTACCAGCGCCACACACAGGGGCTCGCCACGTTCCTGCTCGTGCTGATGATGGGACTGCTTTGGATGGCATACCGACAGTGGCAGAACATTATCCACGAACGGGATCAGCTGGAAACCATTCTGGCAAGTATTGGTCCGGACATGATTCTTGCCGTTGACCACAACGACCGGATTCTGCGCTGCGGCGGTGCCGTGGAACAGATGTCCGGCTACACACCGGACGAACTGATCGGCAAGAAGGCCGGACTGCTGTATCACGACCGTCGCATTGACGGACAGGGTTATGAAATCCAGTCGGCACTCGAGCAAACCGGGTTTTATATGGGCTACACCACCGGCCGAACCAGAAACGGCGAAGACTATCTTCTGGAAATGCAGACCTCCCGGTTAACCAGCCAGGCCGGCGGCGCCGTCGTGATTCTCCGCAATCTGGACGAAAGGCAGCGGGCCCGGGTCCAACTGCAGCGCCGCATCCGCATGGAAGAAACTTTTGCTGCGATATCCACCGAGTTTCTGCAAACGGAGCCGAAACAATTCGGAAAAGCCTGTCTAACAGCTCTCCAGAAAACCGCAGAGATTTTCGGCTATGAATTCGCCAGTGCCGGTTTTTTCGATATGCAAAGCGGTGAGCTCCGCAACATCTGGACCTGGCCGCCAAACCAGGAAATCCTGGATCCGGCGTTCAATACATCTCTCGCAGAAGCCGCCATTGCCTCCGCTGACACCAAGGGCCGAATTGCATACCGATTCCCCGAAGACTCCGACCGTGCACCCGCTCCGCTGGAAGACCTGCACACAAACTGGAAAATCCGCGCCATGGTTCTCTCTCCCATGAAACTGCAGGATCGGCAATTCGGATTTCTGGCTCTATTCTCGAAAGAACGCAATCTGCGGCGCTGGACCCCGGAAGATACCACCGTACTGCAGGCACTCACCAGCACGTTCATGGCGGGCGAGCTCAGCATTCATTCGCGCAGGCGGTTTCAAACCGGCTCCGAATAG
- the ppdK gene encoding pyruvate, phosphate dikinase has translation MANNKKYVYFYGFGKEHTEGDTSMKALLGGKGANLAEMANANIPVPPGFTVSTEACACYSKNGGRYPQGMEDQLKKTLAKLEQMMGKKLGDADDPLLVSVRSGAAISMPGMMDTVLNLGLTDKSVHGFIKQTGNERTAWDCYRRFIDMFGDVVMGPYTGLTHHDFEIELEKIKKKYKATDDTELTAEQLKELVEVYKKVYLEKVKKPFPQDPMQQLDLAIRAVFGSWNSERAEKYRQINKITGLLGTAVNVCTMVFGNMGDESGTGVAFTRDGGTGDSKPMGEYLINAQGEDVVAGIRTPKDLKDMPSENSKVWKKAHADLMKIMSRLEKHYKYPQDVEFTVQEGKLWMLQTRNAKRTGLAGVRWAVEMATGEDMYTGEKLPKILNQKEALTTLSGDDLEQLLFPVFDIAAEKKAKLITTALPAGPGAAVGQIVFEAKDAEAAVKKDPQAKVILVRQDTSPEDVGGMWAAQGVLTSTGGMTSHAAVVARGWGKCCICGAGELGIDYKKKVITVGKKTYKAGDWLSLNGSTGKVYEGQIATQVSPVVAGVVDGTAAAKKDPIYKMYDLVSKWSDNNRKINVRTNADTPKDAAAARAFGAEGIGLCRTEHMFFEGDRIWAIREFILAEDEAGRKAALAKLLKHQQKDFEGIFKAMDGLPVTVRLLDPPLHEFVPHTKKDQQEMAKRLGVSAKKVADRVKQLHEFNPMLGHRGCRLSVTFPELCVMQTTAIIAAACKVSKAKKKVKVLPEIMIPLVGTKAELDYLEKIARETAEEIIKKSGVALKYMIGTMIEIPRAALTADEIAETAEFFSFGTNDLTQMTFGYSRDDIGTFLPDYLQEKILPTDPFQHLDRNGVGQLVQMGVERGRSTRPDLKCGICGEHGGDPASVKFCCKAGLNYVSCSPFRVPIARLAAAQAAIAG, from the coding sequence ATGGCGAACAATAAGAAGTATGTGTATTTCTACGGTTTCGGTAAAGAGCACACCGAAGGCGATACCTCCATGAAAGCTCTGCTGGGTGGCAAAGGCGCCAATCTGGCTGAGATGGCCAATGCCAACATCCCGGTTCCTCCCGGCTTTACGGTTTCGACCGAAGCCTGTGCATGCTACAGCAAAAACGGTGGCCGCTATCCTCAGGGGATGGAAGACCAACTCAAGAAAACGCTGGCCAAACTCGAACAAATGATGGGCAAAAAACTGGGTGATGCCGATGATCCGCTTTTGGTCTCTGTTCGTTCCGGTGCTGCGATTTCCATGCCGGGCATGATGGACACCGTTCTCAATCTCGGGCTGACCGACAAGTCCGTTCACGGGTTCATTAAACAGACCGGAAACGAGCGCACGGCGTGGGACTGCTACCGTCGTTTCATCGACATGTTCGGTGATGTGGTTATGGGGCCGTACACCGGGCTGACTCATCACGACTTCGAAATTGAACTCGAGAAGATCAAAAAGAAATACAAAGCCACAGACGACACGGAACTGACAGCAGAACAGCTCAAGGAGCTCGTTGAGGTCTACAAAAAAGTGTATCTCGAAAAGGTTAAAAAACCGTTCCCGCAGGATCCCATGCAGCAGCTCGATCTCGCCATCCGCGCGGTGTTTGGTTCGTGGAATTCTGAGCGCGCCGAGAAATACCGCCAGATCAACAAAATTACCGGTCTGCTCGGAACCGCTGTGAATGTCTGCACCATGGTTTTCGGAAACATGGGGGATGAATCCGGAACCGGCGTGGCCTTTACCCGCGACGGCGGAACCGGGGACAGCAAGCCGATGGGGGAATATCTCATCAATGCTCAGGGCGAAGACGTCGTGGCCGGAATCCGTACGCCGAAAGACCTCAAGGACATGCCTTCGGAAAATTCCAAGGTTTGGAAAAAAGCCCATGCCGACCTGATGAAAATCATGTCGCGCCTCGAGAAGCATTACAAATATCCGCAGGACGTTGAGTTTACTGTGCAGGAAGGAAAGCTCTGGATGCTCCAGACCCGTAATGCCAAACGCACCGGTCTGGCTGGAGTCCGCTGGGCGGTTGAAATGGCGACCGGCGAAGATATGTACACCGGCGAAAAACTTCCAAAAATTCTGAATCAGAAGGAGGCGCTGACCACTCTGTCCGGAGACGATCTCGAACAGCTGCTGTTCCCGGTCTTTGACATCGCGGCTGAGAAAAAAGCAAAGCTGATCACCACGGCTCTTCCGGCCGGTCCGGGAGCCGCAGTCGGACAGATTGTTTTCGAGGCCAAAGACGCAGAGGCGGCAGTCAAAAAAGATCCGCAAGCCAAAGTGATTCTGGTGCGCCAGGACACCAGCCCCGAAGATGTCGGCGGGATGTGGGCCGCTCAGGGAGTGCTGACCTCGACCGGCGGCATGACTTCTCATGCCGCGGTTGTCGCTCGCGGATGGGGTAAATGCTGCATCTGCGGTGCCGGAGAGCTCGGTATCGATTACAAAAAGAAAGTCATTACGGTTGGCAAGAAAACGTATAAGGCCGGAGACTGGCTGAGCCTTAACGGTTCGACCGGAAAAGTCTATGAAGGCCAGATTGCCACACAGGTCAGCCCGGTTGTGGCCGGGGTGGTCGATGGTACGGCTGCCGCAAAGAAAGACCCGATCTATAAAATGTACGATCTGGTTTCCAAATGGTCGGACAACAACCGCAAGATCAATGTCCGCACCAACGCCGATACACCGAAGGATGCCGCGGCTGCCCGCGCATTCGGTGCGGAGGGAATCGGTCTTTGCCGTACAGAACACATGTTCTTCGAAGGCGACCGCATCTGGGCGATTCGCGAATTCATCCTTGCCGAAGACGAAGCCGGCCGCAAGGCCGCTCTGGCCAAACTGCTGAAACATCAGCAGAAGGACTTTGAAGGAATCTTCAAAGCCATGGACGGCCTGCCGGTAACGGTTCGCCTTCTCGACCCGCCGCTGCATGAGTTTGTGCCGCACACCAAGAAGGATCAGCAGGAAATGGCCAAACGCCTTGGGGTATCGGCCAAGAAAGTTGCTGACCGTGTGAAACAGCTGCACGAGTTCAACCCGATGCTCGGGCACCGCGGCTGCCGTCTGTCGGTAACGTTCCCGGAGCTGTGTGTGATGCAGACCACCGCAATTATCGCGGCCGCCTGCAAAGTTTCCAAAGCCAAGAAGAAAGTTAAAGTGCTTCCGGAAATCATGATTCCGCTCGTCGGCACCAAGGCCGAGCTCGACTATCTCGAAAAAATCGCCCGCGAAACGGCGGAAGAGATCATCAAAAAATCCGGCGTGGCCCTGAAGTACATGATCGGAACGATGATCGAAATTCCGCGTGCTGCGCTGACTGCCGATGAGATCGCCGAGACCGCTGAATTCTTCAGCTTCGGAACCAACGACCTCACTCAGATGACATTCGGTTACAGCCGCGATGATATCGGCACCTTCCTGCCGGACTACCTGCAGGAAAAAATCCTGCCGACCGATCCCTTCCAGCATCTCGACAGAAACGGTGTCGGCCAGCTAGTTCAGATGGGTGTGGAACGCGGTCGTTCAACCCGTCCGGACCTTAAGTGCGGTATCTGCGGGGAGCATGGCGGTGATCCGGCCAGCGTGAAGTTCTGCTGCAAAGCAGGTCTCAACTACGTCAGCTGTTCGCCGTTCCGTGTGCCGATTGCCCGCCTGGCGGCGGCCCAGGCTGCGATCGCCGGCTAA